Proteins encoded within one genomic window of Hahella chejuensis KCTC 2396:
- the thiI gene encoding tRNA uracil 4-sulfurtransferase ThiI, with amino-acid sequence MKFLVKLFPEITIKSKPVRKDLVKQLRINIRRVLRQIDENVVVEGSWDKIEVLLPDADERTSKRAIEALQRVSGITNFLVVHEYPLVDFHTIYLNAKALYEEQLEGKRFQVRVKRAGKHDFTSMDLERYVGGGLRQHTKAAGVDLSNPEVIISIEVRDDKYYLVEKRYEGLGGYPVGGLEPVVSLMSGGYDSGVASYLTMKRGMRTHFCFFNLGGTAHEVGVKQAALYLWEKYGGGQRVKFITVPFEGVVAEILDKIYHSNMGVVLKRMMLRAATQVARDLSATALVTGECVAQVSSQTLTNLNVIDSATDMLVLRPLIVTDKQDIIRMAGQIGVEEFARNMPEYCGVISDRPTTKARDYRIENDEKRFDMQVLEQALANRRAINIDEIMQSELTVDEVEVVSTPSLDDIIIDIRHPNEQEKAPLTLTNNKILQIPFYELESRMADLDGEARYLLFCDKGVMSQLHASHLNGNGRKVLVYRPL; translated from the coding sequence ATGAAGTTTCTCGTCAAATTATTTCCCGAAATCACAATTAAAAGTAAACCGGTGCGTAAGGATCTGGTCAAGCAGTTACGCATAAATATTCGTCGCGTATTGCGTCAAATTGACGAAAACGTGGTGGTTGAAGGCTCCTGGGACAAAATTGAAGTCTTGCTGCCGGACGCGGACGAACGCACCAGTAAACGGGCGATTGAAGCCCTGCAAAGGGTGTCTGGAATCACCAACTTCCTGGTGGTGCATGAATATCCCCTGGTGGATTTCCATACCATCTACCTGAATGCGAAAGCCCTTTACGAAGAGCAACTGGAAGGCAAGCGTTTCCAGGTGCGGGTCAAGCGCGCCGGCAAGCATGATTTCACCTCCATGGATCTGGAGCGCTACGTCGGCGGCGGACTGCGTCAGCACACCAAGGCGGCGGGAGTGGACCTGTCGAACCCGGAAGTCATCATTTCCATCGAAGTGCGCGACGATAAATATTATCTGGTGGAGAAACGCTACGAAGGCCTGGGCGGGTATCCCGTCGGCGGCCTGGAGCCAGTGGTGTCGCTGATGTCCGGCGGCTATGATTCCGGCGTGGCGAGCTACCTGACCATGAAGCGGGGCATGCGCACCCACTTTTGCTTCTTCAACCTGGGTGGAACCGCTCACGAAGTAGGTGTGAAGCAGGCGGCGCTGTATTTGTGGGAGAAGTACGGCGGCGGCCAGCGGGTTAAATTCATCACGGTGCCTTTTGAAGGCGTAGTGGCGGAAATTCTGGACAAGATCTATCACTCCAACATGGGCGTAGTACTGAAGCGCATGATGCTGCGGGCGGCGACCCAGGTCGCGCGTGATCTGTCCGCCACGGCGCTGGTTACCGGCGAGTGTGTGGCGCAGGTGTCCAGTCAAACTCTGACCAACCTGAACGTCATTGACTCCGCTACCGACATGCTGGTGCTGCGTCCGCTGATCGTCACTGACAAGCAGGATATTATCCGCATGGCCGGCCAGATTGGCGTGGAAGAATTCGCCCGCAACATGCCGGAATACTGTGGCGTTATTTCCGATCGTCCCACCACCAAAGCGCGGGATTATCGCATTGAGAACGATGAGAAGCGGTTCGACATGCAGGTGCTGGAACAGGCGCTGGCTAATCGCCGGGCGATTAATATTGACGAGATCATGCAGTCGGAACTGACGGTAGATGAAGTTGAAGTGGTGTCGACGCCGTCGCTGGACGACATAATAATCGATATCCGTCACCCCAACGAACAGGAAAAGGCGCCGCTGACCCTGACTAACAACAAAATTCTGCAGATTCCTTTTTATGAGCTGGAAAGCCGCATGGCTGACCTGGATGGCGAAGCCCGTTATCTGCTGTTCTGCGACAAAGGCGTCATGAGTCAGCTGCACGCCAGCCACCTCAACGGAAATGGACGTAAAGTCCTGGTGTATCGTCCGCTTTAA
- a CDS encoding DUF2796 domain-containing protein: MNYRNRLWVGMMMLAASQLTQAEEFEQHGAHVHGAATMNLALEEGKLVVELESPAMNLVGFEHAPATDEERQQVEKAAALLKKGEELFGLTPAAGCKLLSAEVDGDVFEHDEDGGKHEEADHDEHGHSDDAHQEHSDDKNDHDHHEDGHSDIDASYIFECGDADKLTSVDVLLFKHFPALNDLDVQVIGPKGQTAMELNPEKHQINL, encoded by the coding sequence ATGAATTATAGGAATCGCCTGTGGGTAGGTATGATGATGCTGGCGGCCAGCCAGCTCACGCAAGCGGAAGAATTTGAGCAGCATGGGGCCCATGTGCATGGCGCGGCGACCATGAATCTGGCGCTGGAAGAGGGGAAACTGGTCGTGGAGCTGGAAAGCCCGGCGATGAATCTTGTGGGCTTTGAGCATGCGCCCGCTACGGATGAAGAGCGTCAGCAAGTAGAGAAGGCGGCTGCTTTGTTGAAAAAGGGCGAAGAACTGTTTGGCCTGACCCCGGCCGCGGGGTGTAAGCTGTTGTCGGCTGAAGTGGACGGTGATGTTTTCGAACACGACGAGGACGGCGGCAAGCATGAGGAGGCGGACCACGATGAGCATGGTCACAGTGATGACGCCCATCAGGAACACAGTGATGATAAAAACGATCATGACCATCATGAAGACGGCCACTCCGATATCGACGCTTCCTATATTTTCGAATGTGGCGATGCGGACAAGCTCACTTCAGTGGACGTATTGCTGTTCAAGCACTTTCCTGCTCTAAACGATCTTGATGTACAGGTCATTGGGCCGAAGGGGCAGACCGCCATGGAGCTGAATCCGGAAAAACATCAGATTAATTTGTAA
- a CDS encoding DUF3299 domain-containing protein codes for MNRLLSTLIALVFSSLLSGGVLAESFKTVQWQDLIPKSAQQTTVSGTVEHGQIAMEPQPQANAPIVPELNKQKVRIAGFAVPLEGDESGVTEFLLVPYMGACIHVPPPPSNQIVYVKANKKPLPLDYLYDAFWVSGAISVEAVSSELAESGYSMQADAFEPYQYN; via the coding sequence ATGAACAGATTGCTCTCGACGCTGATCGCGCTCGTATTTTCCTCCCTGCTCTCCGGCGGAGTACTCGCGGAAAGTTTCAAGACCGTGCAATGGCAGGATTTGATTCCCAAGTCCGCCCAGCAGACAACCGTTAGCGGCACAGTGGAGCATGGCCAGATCGCCATGGAGCCGCAGCCTCAGGCCAACGCCCCAATCGTGCCGGAACTGAACAAACAGAAAGTTCGCATCGCAGGCTTTGCGGTGCCGCTGGAAGGCGACGAAAGCGGCGTAACCGAGTTCCTGCTGGTGCCGTACATGGGCGCCTGTATTCACGTACCGCCGCCGCCTTCAAACCAGATCGTTTACGTGAAAGCCAACAAGAAGCCTCTGCCGTTGGATTACCTCTATGACGCATTCTGGGTATCCGGGGCGATCAGCGTGGAGGCGGTTAGCAGCGAGCTGGCGGAGAGCGGTTATAGCATGCAGGCGGACGCCTTCGAGCCTTATCAGTACAACTAA
- a CDS encoding HD-GYP domain-containing protein: MASEYQPDSLDLLNHQGSVQQKLEYLLENLQQTYPFICRIAIAIYDALQDQLKTFAVAGVGHPLLEHYQTALHDVASLQQMKDNQFIRVINDIGGELGGGESPTQHTKALLKAGFHASYTFPMRYNERFLGFVFFNGAEKDCFQGRALVDMDMIGHMITLIVYNERSNIRTLIATVKSAMLLTHSRDPETGGHLERMARYSRLIAARLASKHGFSDEYVEHICLFAPLHDLGKIKVPDSILLKPGRLEEEELDEMRRHPMYGHELVDALIDNYGLNGVSHVNMLRNIVLYHHETLDGAGYPEHLRGEQIPIESRIVSVADVFDALTSARPYKPAWSNDKAFAELKRLAGAKLDKECVLALMDCRKHIEEIQQRFRENEYG; encoded by the coding sequence GTGGCCAGCGAGTATCAGCCTGATTCTCTGGACCTCCTCAACCACCAGGGCAGCGTCCAGCAGAAACTGGAATATCTGCTGGAAAACCTCCAGCAGACCTATCCCTTTATCTGTCGCATCGCCATCGCTATTTACGACGCCTTGCAGGATCAGCTCAAAACCTTCGCTGTCGCCGGCGTTGGCCATCCTTTGCTGGAGCACTATCAGACGGCGCTGCACGATGTCGCCTCCCTGCAACAGATGAAAGACAACCAGTTCATCCGCGTCATTAATGACATAGGCGGTGAATTGGGCGGCGGAGAGAGCCCAACCCAACACACGAAAGCCCTGCTGAAAGCGGGATTTCACGCCTCTTACACCTTCCCCATGCGCTACAACGAGCGCTTTCTCGGCTTCGTATTTTTTAATGGCGCAGAGAAAGACTGTTTTCAGGGCCGCGCGCTGGTGGATATGGATATGATCGGACACATGATCACCTTGATCGTGTATAACGAGCGCAGCAACATCCGCACGCTGATCGCCACCGTAAAATCGGCCATGTTGTTGACCCATTCCCGCGACCCAGAAACCGGCGGTCACTTAGAACGCATGGCGCGCTACTCCAGACTGATCGCCGCGCGCCTGGCGTCAAAGCATGGCTTCTCTGACGAATATGTGGAGCACATTTGTCTGTTCGCGCCCTTACATGATCTCGGCAAAATAAAAGTGCCCGACAGCATTTTGCTAAAGCCGGGTCGCCTGGAGGAAGAAGAACTGGATGAAATGCGTCGCCACCCCATGTACGGGCACGAGCTGGTGGACGCTTTGATTGATAACTATGGCCTCAACGGCGTCAGTCATGTGAACATGCTGCGCAACATCGTGCTGTATCACCATGAAACCCTGGATGGAGCGGGCTATCCCGAGCATCTGCGCGGCGAGCAAATTCCCATTGAATCCCGAATCGTCAGCGTCGCTGATGTCTTCGACGCCCTTACCAGCGCCCGTCCCTACAAACCCGCCTGGAGTAATGACAAAGCCTTCGCTGAACTCAAGCGACTGGCGGGAGCCAAATTAGACAAGGAGTGCGTGCTGGCGCTGATGGATTGCCGCAAACACATTGAGGAAATCCAGCAGCGCTTTCGCGAGAACGAATACGGTTAA
- the ppnN gene encoding nucleotide 5'-monophosphate nucleosidase PpnN → MSNKITARIAPEGSLDLVSQHEVNLLKDRSNRGVYRLFRQCALAVLNCGNESDDPNTILAEFADFDIQLIQQARGIKLEVINAPHNAFVDGKMIKGIQEHLYAVLRDIIYANNVLSHNTQLNLNNGEDITNFIFHMLRNAGVLIPRRYPNIVVCWGGHSISRDEYDFTKEVGHSLGLRGLDICTGCGPGAMKGPMKGATIAHAKQRIQSGRYIGLTEPGIIAAESPNPIVNELVILPDIEKRLEAFVRLGHGIVVFPGGAGTAEEILYLLGILLNPENDSLPFPVIFAGAKKNEEYFGQINEFIGLTLGKAAQRRYRIIIDDPELVALEMKKGIQDVTYHRKGSSDAYYYNWLLKVQPEFQHPFQPTHESMRALALHREQPIHDLAANLRRAFSGIVSGNVKEEGVQLVERLGPFEISGDKTIVGSFGSLLESFVKQQRMKLPGSKYVPSYRIVD, encoded by the coding sequence ATGAGTAACAAAATAACCGCACGCATCGCCCCGGAAGGCAGCCTCGATCTGGTCTCGCAACACGAAGTCAACCTGTTGAAGGACCGCAGCAATCGCGGCGTGTACCGCCTGTTCCGGCAATGCGCACTGGCCGTATTAAACTGCGGCAACGAATCCGACGACCCCAACACCATTCTGGCTGAATTCGCCGATTTCGATATCCAGTTGATTCAGCAGGCCCGCGGCATCAAGCTGGAGGTGATCAACGCGCCTCACAACGCTTTCGTCGACGGCAAGATGATCAAAGGGATTCAAGAGCACCTTTACGCCGTGCTGCGCGATATCATTTACGCCAACAACGTGCTGTCCCACAACACTCAGCTGAACTTGAACAACGGCGAGGACATCACCAACTTCATTTTCCATATGCTGCGTAACGCCGGCGTGCTGATTCCGCGTCGCTACCCCAACATCGTGGTGTGCTGGGGAGGCCACTCCATCAGCCGGGACGAGTATGATTTCACCAAGGAGGTCGGACATTCCCTGGGACTGCGCGGGCTGGATATCTGCACCGGCTGCGGCCCCGGCGCAATGAAAGGGCCAATGAAAGGCGCCACCATAGCCCACGCCAAACAACGCATTCAAAGCGGACGTTATATCGGTCTGACCGAGCCTGGCATCATCGCGGCGGAGTCGCCAAACCCCATCGTTAACGAGCTGGTGATTTTGCCGGATATCGAAAAGCGCCTGGAAGCTTTTGTGCGCCTGGGTCACGGCATCGTCGTCTTCCCTGGCGGCGCCGGTACGGCGGAAGAGATTCTTTATCTGTTGGGCATTCTCCTCAATCCCGAGAACGATTCACTGCCCTTCCCTGTGATTTTCGCCGGAGCCAAGAAAAACGAAGAGTATTTTGGGCAAATCAATGAGTTTATCGGTCTGACGTTAGGCAAAGCCGCCCAACGCCGTTATCGCATCATCATTGACGATCCTGAACTGGTTGCGCTGGAAATGAAGAAAGGCATCCAGGACGTCACTTACCACCGCAAAGGCTCCAGCGACGCTTACTATTACAACTGGCTGTTGAAGGTTCAGCCCGAATTCCAGCACCCCTTCCAGCCCACTCACGAGAGCATGCGCGCGCTGGCGCTGCACCGAGAGCAGCCAATCCACGATCTGGCGGCGAACCTGCGACGGGCGTTCTCCGGCATTGTATCCGGCAACGTGAAAGAGGAAGGCGTGCAGCTGGTGGAGCGTCTGGGACCGTTCGAAATCAGCGGCGACAAGACCATTGTCGGCTCTTTCGGATCACTGCTGGAGTCTTTCGTGAAGCAGCAGCGGATGAAGTTGCCGGGCAGCAAATACGTGCCCAGCTATCGCATTGTGGACTAA
- a CDS encoding diguanylate cyclase, with the protein MPRHSYTLACLVFVLLFARSLEAVAASGEGPTPFNVDKGLDMAGLTPHLALLEDPTQSLRFEEVSSAEFADRFKSTAGQSPNFGFSESAWWVRFTLKNTTAEDLAVTLRQDYPLIDHLTLWEPLADGSWKRHATGDRLSFYSRDVEHRDYLFPLELPAYASRTYYMRFSSDGSMNIGLSLYAPESLLERIGKEQLAYGAYYGGFLVLVIYNFFMFIAVRDRTFAHYLLYVTSYGLYMAVHNGLTFQFLWPNFPWFANHSLLILLILSLLGALQFARSILVTQQIAPRTDFAARVLEWLMLISLACTPFFTYHTMIVPISLLTFVIAAQLLLMGVLALMAGSRPARYYMTAWTALLIGVLAYMLKTFGLLPHNVLTQNGFQIGSLTEMVLLSLALSSRVNELQRKTYTDALTGLFNRRHFDDKFATEFHRAQQSKQPLTLLVIDIDCFKQFNDTYGHNVGDHALKEVARILAKGVRKPNCPCRYGGEEFAVILPNTDHDAAMSLANRLRVKVEEETESGYKLSISVGVASMAHDEFDCPNKLFERADYALYTAKQQGRNRVIDYRSCAPRRESEMSKNALIGAES; encoded by the coding sequence ATGCCTCGCCATAGCTATACGCTAGCTTGCTTAGTGTTTGTGTTGCTTTTTGCCCGTAGTTTGGAGGCTGTCGCGGCGAGCGGCGAGGGCCCGACTCCCTTCAACGTGGACAAAGGCCTCGACATGGCGGGGCTGACGCCGCATCTGGCGTTATTGGAAGATCCTACGCAATCCCTGCGCTTCGAAGAAGTCAGCTCTGCTGAGTTCGCCGACCGGTTCAAATCAACGGCAGGCCAGTCACCTAACTTTGGCTTTTCCGAATCCGCCTGGTGGGTTCGGTTCACTCTGAAAAACACCACTGCAGAAGATCTGGCGGTGACGCTGCGCCAGGATTACCCCCTGATCGACCACCTGACATTATGGGAACCGCTTGCCGACGGTTCCTGGAAACGCCACGCTACAGGCGATCGCCTCTCGTTTTACTCAAGAGACGTTGAGCACAGAGACTACTTGTTCCCTCTGGAATTGCCCGCCTACGCATCCCGCACCTATTACATGCGCTTCAGCAGCGACGGCTCCATGAACATCGGTCTGTCTCTGTACGCGCCTGAGTCGCTACTGGAACGCATCGGCAAGGAACAACTGGCCTACGGCGCTTATTACGGCGGGTTTCTGGTCCTCGTCATCTATAACTTTTTCATGTTCATCGCCGTCCGCGACCGCACCTTCGCCCATTATCTGCTGTACGTCACCAGTTATGGTCTGTATATGGCGGTGCATAACGGCCTGACATTCCAGTTTCTGTGGCCGAACTTTCCCTGGTTCGCCAATCACAGTCTGCTGATTCTGCTGATTCTGTCTCTGCTGGGCGCCTTGCAGTTCGCCCGCTCAATTCTGGTGACTCAGCAAATCGCGCCGCGAACGGATTTCGCCGCCCGCGTGCTGGAATGGCTGATGCTGATCAGCCTCGCCTGCACGCCGTTTTTCACCTATCACACAATGATTGTGCCGATATCCCTGCTGACTTTCGTCATCGCCGCCCAGTTGCTGCTGATGGGCGTGCTTGCGTTAATGGCGGGTTCGCGCCCCGCGCGCTACTACATGACCGCCTGGACGGCGTTGTTGATCGGCGTGCTGGCGTACATGCTGAAAACCTTCGGCCTGCTGCCGCATAACGTGCTCACCCAGAACGGGTTTCAAATCGGCTCGCTGACGGAAATGGTGTTGCTGTCCCTGGCGCTGAGCAGCCGGGTAAATGAGTTGCAGCGCAAAACCTACACGGACGCCCTGACCGGCCTGTTCAACCGCCGTCATTTCGACGACAAATTCGCAACAGAATTTCATCGCGCCCAGCAAAGTAAACAGCCACTGACCCTGCTGGTGATCGATATCGACTGCTTCAAGCAATTCAATGACACCTACGGCCACAACGTCGGCGACCATGCGTTGAAGGAGGTCGCTCGCATACTGGCGAAAGGCGTGCGCAAACCGAATTGTCCCTGTCGTTATGGCGGTGAAGAATTCGCGGTCATCCTGCCTAATACCGACCACGACGCCGCCATGAGTCTGGCCAATCGTCTAAGGGTCAAAGTCGAAGAAGAAACGGAGTCAGGCTACAAGCTCTCTATCAGCGTCGGCGTGGCGAGTATGGCTCATGACGAGTTCGACTGCCCCAATAAGCTGTTCGAGCGTGCGGACTACGCCTTGTACACCGCCAAACAGCAAGGCCGCAACCGGGTTATCGACTATCGTTCCTGCGCCCCGCGCCGGGAATCAGAGATGTCGAAAAATGCGCTGATTGGCGCGGAAAGCTGA
- the hemB gene encoding porphobilinogen synthase, with protein MLTMKASFPVARPRRLRRNNSIRDLVRETALRVEDLVYPLFVIPGIQQRETVAFMPGVERLSPDLAVELCVGAWRSGVKAVLLFGLPEHKDPQGRSAWEDGPVQQALRLIRQAAPGLMLITDVCLCQYAEHGHCGVLCGDGVDNDRTLALLAKVALSHARAGADVVAPAAMMDGQVAAIRRALDADGFQHVSVMSYAVKYASAFYGPFRDAANSAPAGGDRKHYQMDPANLREAMREAELDAAEGADFLMVKPAMVYLDVLRKLRDRFDLPMAAYNVSGEYAMVKAAAANGWIDERSVVLETLLSMKRAGADMIISYHALDATRWLQET; from the coding sequence ATGCTCACTATGAAGGCTTCTTTTCCCGTGGCTCGCCCCCGGCGTCTACGTCGTAATAACTCCATACGCGATTTGGTGCGGGAGACCGCGTTGCGGGTGGAGGATTTGGTGTACCCCCTGTTTGTCATCCCCGGTATTCAGCAGCGCGAGACGGTTGCGTTCATGCCCGGAGTCGAGCGCCTGTCGCCGGATCTGGCGGTGGAGCTTTGCGTTGGCGCCTGGCGCAGCGGCGTGAAGGCGGTGTTGTTGTTCGGGCTGCCTGAGCATAAAGACCCGCAGGGGCGCAGCGCATGGGAAGACGGGCCGGTGCAACAGGCGTTGCGGCTGATCCGGCAGGCGGCGCCAGGGCTGATGCTGATCACGGATGTGTGCCTATGCCAGTATGCGGAGCACGGCCATTGCGGCGTGCTTTGCGGCGATGGCGTCGATAATGATCGCACCCTGGCGCTGTTGGCCAAGGTGGCGTTGAGTCACGCGCGAGCAGGAGCGGACGTCGTCGCTCCCGCCGCCATGATGGACGGCCAGGTGGCGGCGATTAGGCGCGCGCTGGACGCAGACGGATTCCAGCACGTCTCCGTCATGTCCTATGCGGTGAAGTACGCTTCCGCCTTTTACGGACCCTTCCGGGATGCGGCGAACTCCGCGCCCGCGGGCGGCGACCGCAAACACTATCAGATGGACCCGGCCAACTTGCGGGAAGCAATGCGGGAGGCGGAGCTGGACGCAGCGGAAGGCGCAGATTTTCTGATGGTGAAGCCGGCGATGGTGTATCTGGATGTATTGCGCAAGCTTCGCGATCGATTCGATCTGCCGATGGCGGCCTATAACGTCAGTGGCGAATACGCCATGGTGAAAGCCGCGGCGGCCAACGGTTGGATCGACGAACGCAGCGTGGTGTTGGAAACCTTGTTGAGTATGAAACGGGCGGGCGCGGACATGATTATCAGTTATCACGCCCTGGATGCGACGCGCTGGCTGCAGGAAACCTGA
- a CDS encoding ABC transporter ATP-binding protein, producing MQNLSEPSIAAVRDAAAATGPAPEPALVQLEGLKFRWPGGEDDVLDIPALQVREGERIFLRGASGSGKTTLLSLLGGVIQPREGSVKVMDTELSALSASRRDSFRADNIGFIFQMFNLIPYLSLVDNVTLSCRFSKARRQRVAARGISLTQEAERLLSHLRLDVGKLGRRPVTDLSVGQQQRVAVARALIGSPGLIIADEPTSALDADARVAFIELLFQEVAASGSTLVFVSHDPALQDLFDRTVSLAEINRAYQSPES from the coding sequence ATGCAGAATCTAAGCGAACCCTCCATCGCGGCAGTGCGAGACGCAGCGGCGGCGACTGGCCCTGCGCCAGAGCCTGCCCTGGTGCAGTTGGAGGGGCTGAAATTTCGTTGGCCCGGGGGAGAGGACGATGTATTGGATATCCCGGCGCTGCAGGTGCGGGAGGGAGAACGTATCTTTCTGCGTGGCGCCAGCGGCAGCGGCAAAACAACGCTGCTGAGCCTGCTGGGAGGGGTGATCCAGCCCAGGGAGGGAAGCGTCAAGGTGATGGATACGGAGCTGAGCGCGCTCAGCGCTTCACGCCGGGATAGCTTTAGGGCGGATAACATCGGCTTCATTTTCCAGATGTTTAACCTGATTCCCTACTTGTCCTTAGTGGATAACGTGACTTTATCCTGCCGTTTTTCCAAGGCGCGTCGACAACGAGTGGCCGCCCGTGGAATCAGTCTGACCCAGGAGGCGGAGCGCCTGTTATCCCATTTACGTCTGGATGTGGGTAAACTCGGGCGCAGGCCGGTGACTGACCTCAGTGTGGGGCAGCAGCAACGGGTCGCCGTGGCGCGGGCCCTGATCGGCTCGCCAGGGCTGATTATCGCCGATGAACCCACCTCCGCCCTGGATGCGGACGCCCGGGTGGCGTTTATCGAGCTGCTGTTTCAGGAGGTGGCCGCCAGCGGATCGACGCTGGTGTTTGTCAGCCACGATCCCGCTTTGCAGGACCTGTTTGACCGCACTGTCAGTCTGGCGGAAATCAATCGCGCTTATCAGTCACCGGAATCTTGA
- a CDS encoding ABC transporter permease translates to MSIYSLTLRSLLNRKTTALLTIFSIAVSVMLLLGVDNIRREAKAGFANTISGADLIVGARSGSVQLLLYSVFRIGNATNNISWRSYQDVAGMKRVKWTIPLSLGDSHRGYRVLGTNTDYFEHFRYGSKRSLVFSEGDRFDDVYDAVLGAEVAEKLGYKLGQSIVISHGAGEVSFANHDDKPFKVVGILKKTGTPVDRTVHVSLEGIEAIHLGWDSGAPSGSISAEQARHADLQPKLITAFLVGLDSKIATFTLQRAINDYRGEPLLAILPGVALQELWSMMGVAEVALLAVSAFVVATGLIGMLTVIWSGLNERRREMAILRSVGAKPRHIFVLLMIEAGLMAVCGVLVGVGMLFLTLFAAQPALENYFGLFIGVDPLTVDNLAVLGGIILAGVLIGAAPAYRAYRYSLADGMTIRT, encoded by the coding sequence ATGTCTATTTACAGTTTAACGCTGCGCAGCCTGTTGAATCGCAAAACAACGGCGCTGCTGACGATTTTCTCCATCGCCGTCAGCGTCATGCTGCTGTTGGGTGTGGACAACATTCGCCGGGAAGCCAAAGCGGGCTTCGCCAATACGATCTCCGGCGCGGACCTGATTGTCGGCGCCCGTAGCGGTTCCGTGCAGTTGCTACTGTACTCGGTTTTCCGCATCGGCAACGCCACCAACAATATTTCCTGGCGCAGTTATCAGGACGTGGCCGGCATGAAGCGGGTGAAGTGGACGATCCCACTGTCGTTAGGCGATTCACACCGCGGTTATCGCGTTCTGGGCACCAATACGGACTATTTTGAGCACTTTCGTTATGGCTCCAAACGCTCGCTGGTTTTTAGCGAAGGCGACCGTTTCGATGACGTATACGACGCCGTATTAGGCGCAGAAGTGGCGGAGAAGCTGGGCTATAAACTGGGTCAGTCCATCGTGATTTCCCATGGCGCCGGCGAGGTCAGTTTTGCCAATCATGACGATAAACCTTTCAAAGTCGTCGGCATTTTGAAGAAGACCGGCACGCCGGTGGATCGCACAGTGCATGTCTCTCTGGAAGGCATTGAAGCCATCCATTTGGGATGGGACAGCGGCGCGCCAAGCGGTTCCATCAGCGCGGAGCAGGCGCGACATGCCGACTTGCAGCCGAAGCTGATAACGGCGTTTCTGGTTGGGCTGGATTCGAAAATCGCCACATTCACCTTACAGCGTGCGATCAACGATTATCGCGGCGAGCCTTTGCTGGCGATATTGCCGGGGGTTGCGCTACAGGAGTTGTGGAGCATGATGGGCGTAGCGGAGGTGGCCTTGCTGGCGGTGTCGGCATTTGTCGTCGCGACTGGCTTGATCGGCATGTTGACGGTAATCTGGTCAGGGTTGAACGAACGCCGTCGGGAAATGGCCATCTTGCGTTCCGTAGGCGCCAAACCGCGGCATATATTCGTTCTACTGATGATTGAGGCTGGTTTGATGGCGGTTTGCGGCGTGTTGGTTGGCGTCGGAATGCTGTTTTTGACGTTGTTCGCCGCTCAACCTGCGCTGGAGAATTACTTCGGTTTGTTTATCGGCGTGGACCCGTTGACCGTCGATAATCTGGCCGTATTGGGCGGCATCATTCTGGCGGGCGTATTAATCGGAGCGGCGCCTGCCTATCGGGCCTATCGCTACTCCCTGGCGGACGGTATGACAATTCGAACATGA
- a CDS encoding alpha/beta hydrolase has translation MRQSWAKARTFMWALISTLLLICFSGAAFFWLYQDRMIFFPQPVDAGNRSRLKSIEFKFEHEGVTLSGWFQHGEISASKPLLLYFGGNGEEVSWNAWEMEKLPVDSFLLLNYRGYGDSEGSPGEEALVGDAVALYDHLTRKLKIDPQHIVLLGRSLGSGVAVQLASRRPVRALVLTTPFDSLAAVGKRHYPWLPVGLLVRHPFNSLTHAATIKTPALALLAGRDRIVPAEHGRRLMEAWGGPQNTVTLDAADHNDISMYPEYWRAISQFIESL, from the coding sequence ATGAGACAATCCTGGGCTAAGGCGCGAACCTTCATGTGGGCGTTAATCAGCACTCTTCTGCTAATCTGCTTTTCCGGCGCGGCGTTTTTCTGGTTATATCAGGATCGGATGATTTTCTTTCCGCAGCCCGTGGACGCCGGTAACCGCAGCAGACTGAAATCCATCGAATTCAAATTCGAACATGAGGGCGTGACTTTATCCGGATGGTTTCAGCATGGTGAAATCTCCGCAAGCAAGCCTTTGTTACTGTACTTTGGCGGGAACGGCGAAGAGGTGTCATGGAACGCCTGGGAGATGGAAAAACTGCCGGTCGACTCATTTCTTCTGTTGAACTACCGGGGCTACGGCGACAGTGAGGGCTCCCCGGGGGAAGAGGCGTTGGTGGGAGACGCCGTCGCCTTATATGATCATCTCACTCGCAAATTGAAAATCGACCCTCAGCATATTGTTCTGCTGGGTCGCAGCCTGGGGTCCGGCGTGGCGGTGCAGTTGGCCAGTCGGCGTCCGGTGCGCGCGTTGGTGCTGACCACTCCATTCGACAGTCTGGCCGCCGTCGGCAAGCGGCATTACCCCTGGTTGCCAGTCGGTTTACTGGTGCGTCATCCCTTCAATTCACTGACCCATGCGGCGACGATTAAAACGCCTGCGCTGGCGTTGTTGGCGGGGAGAGACAGAATTGTGCCTGCGGAACATGGGCGGCGCTTGATGGAGGCTTGGGGCGGTCCGCAAAACACGGTTACCCTGGACGCGGCGGACCACAACGACATCAGTATGTATCCTGAGTACTGGCGCGCCATCAGTCAGTTTATCGAGAGTCTCTGA